GATCTAAAGAGATGATTGGACCATATGTACACAGAGCGAACTGGACCCTCTGTAATTGGCATTGTGAAACAGACAAATAATTATTGGCACGGAGCACATAAGTACTGTTGACCATGCATAATTGAACGCCTTGTCAGTGTCACAGATCTGTATTCTCAATCGGAATGCTGAATCTCTCAGCCCTACAGCAAGACCACTCAGCGATTTCCCACCCGATAAGGAAAGCAATAACACTTCCTAAAACGCGTCAACGCGCTTTTGAATCACATGACCTATCTCGCGTCACGCGGCGGTCATCCCTTTTCGGGACTAGCGGCAGAAATCGTCACCGCAACcagaagaaaacaaagaacaACAACGCACCGCTCAATGTGCGAGCTTTActccatacatacataccCCCTGCCATTTTGCGACGGCTTTGATTTTCTTCTACCATTTGAGAGTTTAGGGCTGGATTcctttgttttgtttttgtttggGGTTTATCATTGGGGTTCTTTTTGGCATTGAGTGTGTTGTGATCGACTGGTAATTGTAACGCAGCGCAACGCTACGTCTGGGATACTTTGTACAGCAAGTGCACCGGGTAACTACTATATTATACCCCTCCTAAGCGAGCTGCGGACCTTCCTGTCGCATATTATTATCAAAAGCGCGTTCTGCAACACGAGCGAGGTCTATCTTCATTGCAATACACATACATCATGGTGAGTTAAGCTTTCCCTACCCCATACCTACCACGGCCCCGGGCCGCAGTACATACCCAACCAACGCTAAAACAGAATGACATACAACACACAGCCCTCAGCCTTCCGCCGTCTCGCAGCAGACCACCACTCCCTCCACGACGAGCTCCCCCCAAACTACCTCTTTCCACCCGACGACTCCTCCGACGACCTAACCCAACTCTCCATCCTCCTCGCTGGCCCCCAGGGCACACCGTATATGCGGGGATTATGGCGATTACATCTGAAAATACCAGAGGATTACCCTAAGAGTCCGCCAAAGGCAACGTTCCGGACGAGGATCTGGCATCCGAATGTAGAGGAGACGACGGGGGCGGTCTGTGTGGATACGCTGAAGAGGGATTGGAAGCCGGAGTTGACATTGAGGGATGTTTTGATTGTAGGTATCATCCCTGGAGTGGATTCGGGTGCTGGGCTGACTTGGGGATTGTGCAGACGATATCGTGTTTGCTGATTTATCCGAATCCGGACTCTGCGCTGAATTCGGCGGCTGGCGCGCTGCAGCAAGAAGACTATGAGGCCTTTGCGCGCCAGGCTAAGGTCATGACATCGATACACGCGCCGGTTCCCGCGGATATGAAAAATGCAGTGATGGAGGCGAAATTAAGAGGCGAGGATGCCGGGACAGTCATTCAAGAACAACAAGAGGATTCGCGCGCACTGCGCTCACGAAAAGGGACAAAGGTGCAATCCGTGACGATGAAAAGGAAGGGCAACACTCCACAACCGCAACCAACACAACCCTTACCAGCCCCGACCACCGACCAAGACGAAATCATGACATCCTCCGACGCCGAAAATGAAAACGACGAAAACAACacctccaccgccagcaaAGAAAACGACCCCTCCCTCTCCCCCATCAAATTCGCACCCCCAAGTCCGCGCAAAAACGTCCACGGCAAACGCCCCCTCTCGGTCCTCACAATGCCCTTAGACCACGCCCACACCCCCTTTAACGACCAACCCTCGCCCCCAACAACAATAATGGACACAGACGAAGACGGAAATGGCATGATGATGACTGCATCGGAGAAAAACATCGCCGCCAACCATCAAGACTCAATATCAGAAGAAGACGAAAACCGGGGAGACGCGTCTTCGCGACGAAAATCACCCAAACTTTCCACCCTAAACAAAGGCGTGAATACCTCGGGCCGCATCCGCGACGACATCTTCGAAGATACACccccaacaccatcaacaaaCCACCGCTGTACCAAAACAACCGGGAAAGAGAACCACGACTACGATACCGTCGCTGATACGAACAAGGATCTTGGTAAAGCGGCGCGGAGGAATTATTACAGCGGCGCTAATGCGGCTACGAACCCTAATCCTAACACCCATCCTATTCCTACATTATCATCTGCCTCTTCGTCTGGGTCTGCTTCTCTTTCTGTTTCCCCGGCTACCGCTCCGACCAGATTGAAGGGGGCCAAGGCTAAAGGTGCTACGCGGTCCGTCTCCGGGACTAGGAAGGTGTCTAAGCCGCGGATCGGACTTCGAAGATTATAAGTCATTCATTTTGGGGTTTCATTGTTACTTTCTATGATGGTTATTATCATTTTTGCTGTTCTTATTATTACTATCTTTGAAGGGTACTCGGGCTTAGCATTGCAGTTGGTGTTGGGGTTCGATTTGTTATATGTCCCAAGGGACCATGAATGATACCATGAAAATTCAAACTACAAAGTTATTCGGATTAATTACGTAGCAAGACAAGTACAACCTTCCGGATGCGCCTTTAAATAAGCTATGCAAATATCTAAGATTATAATAGACATATCTTCGATCCAAGTCCCTTCGTGACCTCTTCAACCAAACTCATTTGCGACATTGCCCATGATCGACAAAATAAAGACATTCAATTTAAAACCTGGTACCTCGTGTGGATAACCAGTGATTCCAAACTCTTCGCCCAAGGACTTTTTCTGCATAAAATCACCGGATCTGATATGCAAGGAAAAAATAAAGGAACCCGGTCCACCCACGTGATAGACAACGTAACCCAATGTCAAAATCAGAAAAATATGTAACGGTTCGAGCAAAGGGGAATAAAAACGCTGGGCtgattaaaaaaaaaaatactgcctggagaaaagggaaagcAAATGCTTTGATAGGAATATGTTCGCTTCGCAAGGCAAGGTCTGTTCGTATCCGTAGACGTTTTCGCCTTGCGAGACACGAAGGAAAAGATTTTGTACTATGAATCAAGCAAACATATACGCGAAGGGGTGAAGTATAGCGCTGTCAAAACCCTTTACAGAGCGTAAGGGTTCACGGAGCGAATAGTGAGGCAACTGTAGATGCGAATGCGTTAGCCACAAAAACAGTACAATAAAGATCATTACGGATAATACTTACGGAGGACTCTTGGACAGATCGGTTTTGAGGATAATGGGAACGCGGCTCATCTCTGTGACATCTTGAATATACTCTCCGTTTTCTTCCCTGAGCTTGAACAAGTTCAGGTACTTCTCCTTGTTCGTCAACTTGGCTTCCGGAGCGTCACCGGCGCTTGTCGCCATCTTCGGGTCCGAGCGAGTGCGGTGAGGACCCTGCTGGCCATTGCCGTTGTGAGTTGGCGAAGGGGGCATGCTCTGAGTCGGGCGCTCGGCAGAGTTACTGTTGTTGTTCAACGACACACCAGCCGCCATCTCAGTGACCTCGGACAtatcgtcgtcatcatcgaaGAGCGCATCGACATCGTCTGCGGACATGGTTCCGGTCTCAGTCTGCTTGCGCATGGCCTCGTCCCTCTCGCGAGCACGCTCCCTGGCAGCTTCGGCTTCACGAGCCGCTGCAGCAGCCTGGGCAGCACGGGCGTTCGCGGGCTTAGGACGTTCATCTTCGGGAACGTACGCGGACGACGGAACACCCTTCTCCCAGTAGAGCTCAAGAACACGGGAGTCTTTGCGGAACTCAGCCTTTTTCAATGGCAACTGATCACAGTGGACACGCTTCTCGAAACCGTACTCCGGAATGAGGACATCAAACGCGGACTCGTAGACGCAGATAACGATACCCTCACTGATCAGGTCGCCACCAATTGCCTGTCGTTCCTTATCCATGTTACGGCAGGCCTCAATGTGGACGCTTTGCTCCTGAGCATTGTGTGCCGAGTCCTTCTTGTTGTTGCAAAGGTCCGCGGTCTTGTTGAGGGACTCCAAGTCGTCCGTAAATTCGATGGCACCATCAGAGAGAATGGCCTCGAGTTGACGGTGCACAACGATGTCGGAATAGCGACGCGAGGGGTTGGTGAAATGGGTGAAGAAGGGAAGGTTGAGAGTGTAATGCTGGCGCTGCTCACCCTGAACAGTGCCTGCCACGTAGTACTTCGCGCGTTGCATGGCCTTGACGAGAAGCACTTCCATACCCTTGCGCACTTCAACATCCGACACCTTGCAGACACTGCTCTGCAAACTGCCACTGCTGGTAGCGTCCATTTCATATCCGAGTCGGTTCATCCGGTCGACGAAGGCCTGGAGACGGCGAGCGTTTGGCGGAGTCTGGCGACGAAGGAGTGCCTTTTCAGGCATGGCAGTCACCAGTTTGCGGGCAACAAAGAAGTTGGCCTTGTGACTCAGCTCCTCAACCAGCTCATGGGCCGCAGAGGCATCGAAGATGTTGTCCTCAACAGGCACGTTCTCGTCATCTAACTGAGACAGCAGACGCAGAGGTGGCAAGTTGGAAGCACGGTGACCAAACCTTGCTTCGCGGAATTTCGAGGCAAGGCCGTTCAAGGCCCGAATGTCATCAGCGGTAATACCAGGCACCGAAATGTCGTTCTGGCCCCCGATGATTGCATTAACCTCATCGTAGCCCAGTCTACCAGAGCTCTTGATGACACCCTTGCCGATCCACACGTCATCATCGACGATACCGGTATCAGGGTTAGCTCTGAACACCACACTGACCGTCAGGCGCTCTTGACCAGGAAGCAGCGAGCAGAGCTCCGTGGAAACGCGCGGTGGCAGCATGTTCACCAGGCGGTCCATCAGATAGACGGCAGTTCCCCGTTTTTTAGCCTCTCTGTCCACCAAAGAGTTGGCCTTGACGAAGTGGGCAATATCAGCGACATGAATACCGATCTCAACCTTTCCGTCGGGGACCTTCTTAGCGTGGATAGCATCATCCAGCTCCGGGGTGCCGTTAGGATCGATAGTGAAGGTGACTTCGTCACGGAAGTCGCGACGCGAGGCCAGAAGTGCCTCGCCCTCACTAGCAACTGACCAGTCGTCCCAGCCAATGCTCTTGTGAACCGCATCGGAGAACTCGTCAGAGCCGAAGTTGTTGTCCCGAAGAAGGGCATCGGTCTCCACCTTCAGATCACCCATCTCGCCGAGTTGCTCAACCAAGGTACCAAAGGGGTGCAGAGAGGTGATGGGCCATCGCTTGATGCAAGCGACGAAGATGCGGTTGGCGTACTCATGGTGCTTCTCGACGAAGTCGCGAGGAGCTTGCTCGGTAGGAATCGCAATGAGCGGGACACGCTTGTCCGTGGGTTTGAACCAGACAATCTTGGGCTTCTCCTGGTGGCGGTCGTTATGGCGGCCGTGACCGCCGTCTCTGGCTTGTCGTTCGGCCTCCTGCTTCTCCTTCGTCGCCTGGCTACTGGGACGGAGAAGACCCAGAGTTCCCGAGAACATCTGTCCTGCGATGCGTTCGATTACAGCCACGATGTGGCCAGCATACAACGGCTTCTGCTCATCGCTGATCTCGTCTTCCTCGACCAGCAAAAGGCTCTGGCCTTCAacttcaacatcatcattctTCTTCTGGGTGGGTCGCTGACGGAGACTGCCACGGCGACGAATGCTGCCATCAGGCCCGACCTCCTGTCGCTCTCCATTGGCGCCGGAGTCCGAGCGAGACAGCTTGTCACCGCCATTGCCACCAGAGCGGGCATCCGTGATGtccttgcgcttcttcttctcttccttttccttcttctgtgACCACACCTCGTCAACGTCCAAGAGTTCGACAGCAACAAAGTCACCCTCAAGGGCACGGTTGCGGTCTTTGCTTCCGCAGATGAAGATGTCGGCATCCAAGTCGGTGGTAGTGACATAGGCGTCGGAACGGTTCTTCTTGTTGACTCGGAGGGTACCGGCAACCAGCTGACCGTTGCTCAGCAGAGCCGGCAGGTTTGCCTGGGGAAGGTAAGGAGTGAAGAGCGTCttgcgctgctgctgctgctgctgctgctgctgttgagcaGACAGTTGCTGCTGGGGTGCGTGCTGACTGGCCTGGAGGCCCAAGCCCTGACCGTTCAGTTGTCCATTCTGCTGCTGCAGGGCTTGCAGTTGGGCAAGCTGAAGAGGGTTCAGCTGCTGACCACCAAATACCTGTGGAGCCATAACAACTTGTCCCTGGGGAAGCTGAAGGAGCGGCGGCTGGCTCTGGTACTGGAACTGGCCAATGGAGCCGACGGACTGGTTCATGGACGCGCGAGCACGGTGGCCAGGCTGGAAGGAACTACCTTGCTGACCAAAGCCCGCTCTCTGCTGATCCTGGTTCTGGTTTTGCGGTTGGCGCCAATTGCTGTCAAAGTTGCGGGACGAGGAGCGGGCATGGCCCTGTGTACTACCACGCCGTTGGTTCTCCGGCAAGGGACCAAGACCACTATCAGGGAATTGGAATCCACCAGCACCGCGACCGGAAAGAGAGCCACGGTTGCCACCA
This Aspergillus chevalieri M1 DNA, chromosome 3, nearly complete sequence DNA region includes the following protein-coding sequences:
- a CDS encoding putative ubiquitin conjugating enzyme E2 (COG:O;~EggNog:ENOG410PNRI;~InterPro:IPR016135,IPR023313,IPR000608;~PFAM:PF00179): MPSAFRRLAADHHSLHDELPPNYLFPPDDSSDDLTQLSILLAGPQGTPYMRGLWRLHLKIPEDYPKSPPKATFRTRIWHPNVEETTGAVCVDTLKRDWKPELTLRDVLITISCLLIYPNPDSALNSAAGALQQEDYEAFARQAKVMTSIHAPVPADMKNAVMEAKLRGEDAGTVIQEQQEDSRALRSRKGTKVQSVTMKRKGNTPQPQPTQPLPAPTTDQDEIMTSSDAENENDENNTSTASKENDPSLSPIKFAPPSPRKNVHGKRPLSVLTMPLDHAHTPFNDQPSPPTTIMDTDEDGNGMMMTASEKNIAANHQDSISEEDENRGDASSRRKSPKLSTLNKGVNTSGRIRDDIFEDTPPTPSTNHRCTKTTGKENHDYDTVADTNKDLGKAARRNYYSGANAATNPNPNTHPIPTLSSASSSGSASLSVSPATAPTRLKGAKAKGATRSVSGTRKVSKPRIGLRRL
- the ssdA gene encoding mRNA-binding translational repressor SSD1 (COG:J;~EggNog:ENOG410PFBN;~InterPro:IPR001900,IPR041093,IPR041505,IPR012340;~PFAM:PF17877,PF00773,PF17849;~go_function: GO:0003723 - RNA binding [Evidence IEA];~go_function: GO:0004540 - ribonuclease activity [Evidence IEA]), whose protein sequence is MDQQGQSGVPGPTGRKLHIAHRRSPSELTPLMMEQLAIQQQIELLQQQQQQIAATHQQYVNMGLLQPQQLNQVGGSFPSIQGNASVGGVSPQLNAFQFPQLAQQQLGVPVNTQSSHRRNQSALPGLGMGGPPPAPSSGASGYSEFNQQHQPQQSNQRNEGGGHGGRGRGPPGGGHQRRHSLALPEAKKAAELAQQKRTASGFQFPGPSAGGNDENTPTSDGKSTPSASHAPQGLGLQRAGNLRAGGGHGRSQSMAVGGNRGSLSGRGAGGFQFPDSGLGPLPENQRRGSTQGHARSSSRNFDSNWRQPQNQNQDQQRAGFGQQGSSFQPGHRARASMNQSVGSIGQFQYQSQPPLLQLPQGQVVMAPQVFGGQQLNPLQLAQLQALQQQNGQLNGQGLGLQASQHAPQQQLSAQQQQQQQQQQRKTLFTPYLPQANLPALLSNGQLVAGTLRVNKKNRSDAYVTTTDLDADIFICGSKDRNRALEGDFVAVELLDVDEVWSQKKEKEEKKKRKDITDARSGGNGGDKLSRSDSGANGERQEVGPDGSIRRRGSLRQRPTQKKNDDVEVEGQSLLLVEEDEISDEQKPLYAGHIVAVIERIAGQMFSGTLGLLRPSSQATKEKQEAERQARDGGHGRHNDRHQEKPKIVWFKPTDKRVPLIAIPTEQAPRDFVEKHHEYANRIFVACIKRWPITSLHPFGTLVEQLGEMGDLKVETDALLRDNNFGSDEFSDAVHKSIGWDDWSVASEGEALLASRRDFRDEVTFTIDPNGTPELDDAIHAKKVPDGKVEIGIHVADIAHFVKANSLVDREAKKRGTAVYLMDRLVNMLPPRVSTELCSLLPGQERLTVSVVFRANPDTGIVDDDVWIGKGVIKSSGRLGYDEVNAIIGGQNDISVPGITADDIRALNGLASKFREARFGHRASNLPPLRLLSQLDDENVPVEDNIFDASAAHELVEELSHKANFFVARKLVTAMPEKALLRRQTPPNARRLQAFVDRMNRLGYEMDATSSGSLQSSVCKVSDVEVRKGMEVLLVKAMQRAKYYVAGTVQGEQRQHYTLNLPFFTHFTNPSRRYSDIVVHRQLEAILSDGAIEFTDDLESLNKTADLCNNKKDSAHNAQEQSVHIEACRNMDKERQAIGGDLISEGIVICVYESAFDVLIPEYGFEKRVHCDQLPLKKAEFRKDSRVLELYWEKGVPSSAYVPEDERPKPANARAAQAAAAAREAEAARERARERDEAMRKQTETGTMSADDVDALFDDDDDMSEVTEMAAGVSLNNNSNSAERPTQSMPPSPTHNGNGQQGPHRTRSDPKMATSAGDAPEAKLTNKEKYLNLFKLREENGEYIQDVTEMSRVPIILKTDLSKSPPCLTIRSVNPYAL